The Bacteroidota bacterium DNA window TGAAGTAAATGCAGTATTAATTGCTAACAACTATCCTTCATGGACTTTCATCAACACAGGTGTTTTTCATACTATTCTGGCTCAGGACACAATCCCTGCAAGCGTTAATGGAGTTCAGATTTCAACAGGTGATTATATTGGAGTTTTTTATGATTTGGACTCGGGAGGAGTTGCTTGTGGTGGATACGCACAATGGACAGGTAGCCAAATTTCACTTTTCGCCTATGGAACACAAAGTGGTATGAACAATGGTTTTGCACAAAATGAAGAATTCAAATGGAAGATATGGCGAGTTGCTGACCAAAGTGAGTGGGATGCCGAAGCTACATACAGTGCTGGAATGCCAAATCAATCACATTTTTTTGTTGGAGGGTATAGCAACTTAACTCTACTGCTTGTCTATTCAGAAATTGAAATTAGCTATAATAATACTAATATCAGTTGTTATGGCGATTCAAGCGGAGTAATTAATATTACAGTAATGACCGGACTCCCTCCTTTTAATTTTATATGGTCGAATGGGGCAACATCGGAAGATTTAAATAATTTGCCTATGGATACGTACTATCTAACAGTTATCGACTTTGCAAGCCAAATACTAATTGACACCTTTGAATTAACTCAACCAGCTACTTCTCTATCTATAAGCTCCACAAAAGGCGATGTTTCTTTTGAAAGCTTTAGCGATGGTTGGATAGACCTAACAGTTACAGGTGGAGACCCTCCTTATATTTTTGCATGGAACTCTGGTCATTATTCTGAAGACATTTCAGGATTACCAGAAGGAACATATATAGTAACAGTAACTGACATAAATCAATGCGAAAGAATAACTGAAATAGAAATTGCTGATGGTGCAAGCACACAATATGTAAGTTTAAATTCCGGCTGGAATATTATTTCTACATATATTGACCCAATATATTCATTGTTAGATTCTGTTTTTGCAGAAATTGAAAACAACCTTATGATAGTCAAAAATTATTCAGGCAATATTTATTGGCCGCAATATGGCATCAATCTTATTGGAAATATGATAATAGGAGAAGGCTATCAAATAAAAGTTTTCACTACTGATTCGCTTCGTTTTATTGGTGCCAAACTTGTTCCCGAACTAACACCTATTCATGTCCCTGAGGGTTGGAGCATAATAGGATATTTAAGACTAAACGCCTCACCCATTGATTTAATGCTTAATACAATTAGCCCAAGTATTGAAATAGTGAAAGATCAAATTGGTTTAGTTTATTGGCCGCAATACGGTTTCAATCTTATTGGCGATATTGCACCCGGGCAAGGATACCAATTAAAAACTACCAATGCTGACACTCTGATTTATCCTCCAAATGTATATCCCGGTTTTGTTCTAATCCCATCCGGATTTTACGATATAAATGGCACAACTGTTTTTCTTAGCTCATACCAAATGAGCATGTATGAGATAACACATACAGAATTTATCCAATTTTTAAATAGTATTGGCTGCAATGCAAATGGTAGCTTCAATGATCCCGTTTATGGCAATATTGAGTATATAGACATGGGTACTAACTGTGCAATAGACCATAATAGTAGCGGTTTTTATTTTGACGATAATACTTATGCAAGCTCAGTTAATTGTCCGGTAATGGAGGTAAGCTGGTACGGTGCAAATGCGTATGCTTTGTGGGCAGGAGGAAGACTGCCCACTGAAGCAGAGTGGGAAGTAGCTGCACGAGGTGCTGCAGAAGCTTTAGCGGCGGGAACATATAATGATAATTATGCAGGTTCAACATCACTCGCAAATTATGGCTGGTATAGCTCTAATAGTGGTAATAATACACATACAGTAGGCACAAAACTACCAAATGAAATAGGTCTGTATGACATGAGTGGTAATGTTTATGAGTGGTGTCAGGATTGGTATCAAACTACTTATCCTAATAGTACAC harbors:
- a CDS encoding SUMF1/EgtB/PvdO family nonheme iron enzyme, with product MTGLPPFNFIWSNGATSEDLNNLPMDTYYLTVIDFASQILIDTFELTQPATSLSISSTKGDVSFESFSDGWIDLTVTGGDPPYIFAWNSGHYSEDISGLPEGTYIVTVTDINQCERITEIEIADGASTQYVSLNSGWNIISTYIDPIYSLLDSVFAEIENNLMIVKNYSGNIYWPQYGINLIGNMIIGEGYQIKVFTTDSLRFIGAKLVPELTPIHVPEGWSIIGYLRLNASPIDLMLNTISPSIEIVKDQIGLVYWPQYGFNLIGDIAPGQGYQLKTTNADTLIYPPNVYPGFVLIPSGFYDINGTTVFLSSYQMSMYEITHTEFIQFLNSIGCNANGSFNDPVYGNIEYIDMGTNCAIDHNSSGFYFDDNTYASSVNCPVMEVSWYGANAYALWAGGRLPTEAEWEVAARGAAEALAAGTYNDNYAGSTSLANYGWYSSNSGNNTHTVGTKLPNEIGLYDMSGNVYEWCQDWYQTTYPNSTQNPTGPTTGSSRVRRGGGWYSSGSDCRVYSRGGSNPNFSSRTVGFRIVLP